The Chanodichthys erythropterus isolate Z2021 chromosome 1, ASM2448905v1, whole genome shotgun sequence genome segment AGCTCACCTTCTGTTGGTCAGTATGGTGTAAATCTCCTGCACAAGAAGCTCTGCAGCTCCAGGTTTACAGTGGATTGTGCCATCTATGATCTCCTTCATCAGACTGATGTTTTGCTTCACAAGAAACTTTTAAACAACCAAAGAGGCTAGATCTTTATTAAACTGGTGTCATTTAAAAATAGGGCCAAAGCATATAGATATATCagtaaactaaattaaatgaattattttcaTGTCACTTAGTGATCATTTCAGCAGGGTATCAGACTCACTTTCTCAATCTGGGACCAGTTTGATTGTTTGGCAGGCAAGGAAGCTCCATTGTCATAGGAATGCATATGAAAATCCCCAGGGAAGTACCAGGAAAATATTTCCGCCACTAGGTATCCATTGGAAAAGTCTCTTTGGTCGAAAAAGAGAGCAAGGAAcgtgtatagcacatttcatccTTAATGATAATTCAAATTAGTTTATTTATGATTATAAAACCAAGGGTttaatactaatattttattcaggATAGCCGGAAGTTAACTAAATAGCGAAACAGACCTGTAATTGAATATAAACTGGATGATTATGAGTTGTTAGACATCTAAACTAACCAGCGATACACTATATTTAAGATTTTATACGTAACGTTAATAACGTAACGTAACAAGTATAGGGGACTCCAGAGCCGCTGTTATCTTCTTTACTCACCTGCGCACGTTTTTTGGAAAAAACGTTAAATCAAGACTTTGCAGCCACTTCAAAACCTCTCGTGGAATACCAGCCTTCTTAGGTGACTGTGAATAGGCCATTTGTAATAATGGGTATCGACAGAAACTCACATTTGTTTGGCGAACAGAACCCCTGCATTCATTGTTTACAGTTGCATGGAAACAAGCTTGAGGACACGCGCTGAAGTTGAtgtgctgccacctgctggcagtTCATATATTTGATGTGTAGAGCATTGGGCTGCGTTCCAAACGTGATAAATCCACCTctgaagggcacttcggagtcaTAAGAATCAttgccgccatattgaagggtcgttttAAACCAAAGTGCTAAAACTGGCCATGCACTTCAAATGGCCCTTTGGAATAAAGGATTTCGAAGGATACAAATGATGGACACTTTGCTCCTTGTTCTCTCACAGAAGAAAAATCTCTTCGTGGTGACTTTAAAGACACACTGAGTCATTGGAATTAGTTTTAAGTGGAAGAagatgtgttatttatttgttaaagtaaGATGAAGAAGATGGGGCGCTGATCACAAGTTTATAAAATTATTCAAGTAGGCTATTTGTATACCAAGTATATCGTTGGCCTATTCTTGTCAAAACATGCAACAGAGATTATTATTAAATGGAAAAAggtaaaacagcttttattttaaattattaaagggatagttcacccaaaaatgaaagtttgatgtttatctgcttacccccagcgaatcctagatgtaggtgactttttgtcttcagtcgaacacaaatgatgatttttagctgcaaccgctgccatctgtcagtcaaataatgggagtggatgggaacttctgcTATAAGAGTAAATTAAACTTGCTtaaacaaatccaaattaaaccctgcagctcgcgacgacacattgatgtccttagacacgaaacgatcggtttgtgcgagaaaccgaacagtatttatataattttttacctctaatacaccactatgtccaactccgttcagcagtgatgtctgatcgcgctctgacaacagaagtgatgtctcgcgcatatacttcaatttAAATTTTCGCGCTGTTGTGACGACGCATGACAAGTGACAACattaacatggcggatgtagtacgtccgaattccattcatactacccatattcatactatatagaacgtactgttttaacggtcgggaagtacgttcaaattcaaatgtagtacctagtcatgtagtatgcgatttcggacacagcctaagacatcacttccattgtcagagtgcgatcagacatcactaaccgatgctgaacggagttggacatagtggtgtattagaggtaaaaaattatataaatactgttcggtttctcgcacaaaccgatcgtttcgtgtcttaggacattaatgtgtcgtcacgagccgcaggttttaatttggatttgtctgagCAAGTTTAATTTACTCTTATAgcagaagttcccattgacccacattatacggctgacagatggcagcggttgcagctaaaaatcatcatttgtgttctactgaagaaacaacgttacctacatcttggatgcgctgggggtaagcagataaacatcaaattttaatttttgggtgaactatccctttaattatacTAAGTCTAACTATATAATAATACTATGATGGCCTGCCTAGGATATCATCTATATTGTAGAAAGTTCTTCATAGCTTTAGGAAGGGGCAAATGTGGTAGAAGATGAAGTCGGGAACGTCCCATACTTTCTCTGATTTGCTGACGGCACAGATGACGTAGAGAACGGGGTGTCGCTGCAAAAGGAACACAGCTGATAAGGGCTGATGTGGTAAAACATgcaaaagtaaaaacaaaacatcaatgACTTGTGAGCCTACCTTCATAAATCAATAGGAAGCCCTCTGTAAGGCTCCCTGGAGGAGCAACCTCTACGGGCCGTTTATACTCCAGGTTGCGTGCATTTATATCTGCCCCAAATTCCAGCAGGAGCTTCACTATGCTTACACAGTCTTTCTGGGCTGCTGCATGAAGAGGAGTCTCAATAGGTGTGCCTCTCTGCACATTTGCACCTGTGATTGTgaaaatgcagtaaaatattAGTACAGTATGGGTTATTTTCTGAATATTAAGTGTAACTTTTAGTGTGAACTAGTAGTGAACATTTAATTGGTGATCTTTCttggtttaaatgtttttgtttaagtgctataaccGGGTCGCCGATGCataccaacccagaaaatgtgaaaaaaggacaacccagtgaCTTTTTTGGGGGAAaacctttctctgcaagcatgtgaaaaaaaacgAGCCGTTCTGATTTCACTCCCCTTGTGatgtaggaaggggatcttattataatattactgcCCCTTAATCTGTATGTTTCCACCTACGATGCcgccattttgttttcgcaagcaACAACAGTGTACCAGTAACACTGGTCCTGGAGTGCAGCTGTCTCGCACAGTTTAGCtacaaccctaatcaaacacacttgaatgtcttcaggattactaaagctACATAAAGGAAAGTGAGTTGGGTcagagcaaaactctgcaggacgcAGTggagtaattttatttttgaaggaaaAGTG includes the following:
- the spata4 gene encoding spermatogenesis-associated protein 4, translated to MAYSQSPKKAGIPREVLKWLQSLDLTFFPKNVRRDFSNGYLVAEIFSWYFPGDFHMHSYDNGASLPAKQSNWSQIEKFLVKQNISLMKEIIDGTIHCKPGAAELLVQEIYTILTNRRIQTIQQVEQGFTDKAYQDQLPMVARSTASVAIKSNLSLSEVIAEPNIITNQRKVLAIIHRHIEQRKEERTQDPRRFNVKPTLGEQAVRLRPLLASEPNLQMNTSQAAC